One Pantoea trifolii DNA segment encodes these proteins:
- the aroK gene encoding shikimate kinase AroK: MAEKRNIFLVGPMGAGKSTIGRQLAQQLNMEFFDSDQEIERRTGADVGWVFDVEGEEGFRDREEKIINELTEKQGIVLATGGGSVKSRETRNRLSARGVVVYLETTIEKQLARTQRDKKRPLLQVESPPREVLEALAGERNPLYEEIADVTIRTDDQSAKVVANQIINMLEKN; the protein is encoded by the coding sequence ATGGCAGAGAAACGCAATATCTTTCTGGTTGGGCCGATGGGTGCCGGCAAAAGCACTATTGGTCGTCAGTTGGCTCAGCAACTCAATATGGAATTTTTCGATTCCGATCAGGAAATTGAGCGACGCACCGGAGCGGATGTAGGCTGGGTATTTGATGTGGAAGGCGAAGAAGGCTTCCGCGATCGTGAAGAAAAGATCATTAATGAGCTGACCGAGAAGCAAGGCATTGTCCTCGCGACCGGTGGCGGCTCAGTCAAATCCCGCGAGACCCGTAATCGTCTCTCCGCCCGCGGTGTGGTCGTATACCTTGAAACCACCATCGAAAAGCAACTTGCTCGAACCCAGCGTGATAAAAAGCGTCCGCTGTTGCAGGTTGAATCACCGCCGCGTGAAGTACTGGAAGCGCTCGCAGGTGAACGTAATCCGCTTTATGAAGAGATCGCTGATGTCACTATTCGCACTGACGATCAAAGTGCAAAAGTGGTGGCCAATCAGATCATCAACATGCTGGAAAAGAACTAA
- a CDS encoding intracellular growth attenuator family protein — protein MSTYIVILAVMLACSLLAGIGYWYAMRHRPPLAKPLPFISPPNRKLTDEERTAVEKYIALIAKHQQHSSARSAKKSREPEALTLTAQSNNVYPVTRSITRYGLSTDDPQKWRYYLDEVEVHLPPLWEQYIAEENYVELIRTQTLPLVISLNGHSLVNYAVEQPALPPLVRPISTNASIRKEESENVELLQVRKETSEEYQLSRADGTREAVVICFAFLLFFLSLVLPGSLMGWIALLGCLMIAVSLWFLYRLPGAKGLHDVHCLRGAPKRWGLFGESNQEQSNISLGIIDLIYPAHWQPYVAHDLGQTTDVEMYLNRQVVRQGRFLSLQDEVRNFPVQRWRKNLVLACGSLLVLVMLFTWIPLSMPIKLSLAWVKGTESIEVNSVDKLNALPLHIGDSLKVAGTGMCSVPGNYQSNRSYAYMPFDCSAIYWNNAAPLPQPQSDIIDKASALLDTTTRQLHPETNTDPKLNPQLASAIQKSGMILLDDFSDLVLKTQDLCSQQQDCVRLKNALVNLGNAKDWDSLIHRADSGKLNGMNVLLRPVSAEALENLVNTATSSFFARETRRAAENLNSPPPGGFLIVSDEGRQMVTQPQPSVALFDLDAPSQWRELQRMSGMLLHTPFAASGIITSITTDANGTRHIALHNEPDAMAQWRYLGTALLMLVLIASAVINGLLALRRIHRNRLRMAEIQQYYDKCFNHNMNTMQSVRSLF, from the coding sequence ATGAGCACTTATATTGTCATTCTGGCTGTCATGCTCGCCTGTTCCCTCTTAGCAGGTATCGGCTATTGGTACGCTATGCGGCATCGTCCGCCGTTGGCGAAACCGCTGCCGTTTATCAGTCCGCCTAATCGCAAGCTCACCGACGAAGAACGTACTGCCGTTGAAAAGTACATCGCGCTCATCGCCAAACATCAGCAACACAGCAGCGCACGCTCGGCAAAGAAGTCGCGCGAACCTGAAGCGCTGACGCTCACCGCGCAAAGCAACAATGTTTATCCTGTCACCCGCTCCATCACCCGCTACGGCCTCTCTACCGACGATCCGCAGAAATGGCGCTACTACCTCGATGAAGTCGAAGTGCATCTGCCGCCGCTATGGGAACAGTACATCGCCGAAGAGAACTACGTAGAGCTGATCCGCACGCAAACGCTGCCGCTGGTGATTTCACTCAACGGCCATTCGCTGGTGAATTACGCCGTGGAACAACCGGCGCTGCCGCCGCTGGTGCGTCCGATATCCACTAACGCGTCGATTCGCAAAGAAGAGAGCGAAAACGTTGAGCTGCTGCAGGTACGCAAAGAGACCTCGGAAGAGTATCAACTGTCACGCGCCGACGGCACGCGTGAAGCGGTGGTCATCTGTTTCGCGTTCCTGCTGTTCTTCCTGAGTCTGGTGTTGCCCGGCAGCCTGATGGGCTGGATTGCCCTGCTCGGCTGCCTGATGATCGCCGTCAGCCTGTGGTTCCTCTATCGCCTCCCTGGCGCCAAAGGTTTGCACGATGTGCATTGCCTGCGCGGTGCGCCTAAGCGCTGGGGCCTGTTTGGTGAATCCAATCAGGAGCAGAGCAACATCTCGCTGGGTATTATCGATTTAATCTATCCCGCACACTGGCAGCCATATGTCGCACACGATTTAGGCCAGACCACCGACGTCGAGATGTATCTCAATCGTCAGGTGGTGCGTCAGGGTCGTTTCCTGTCGCTGCAGGACGAAGTACGTAACTTCCCGGTGCAGCGCTGGCGTAAAAATCTGGTGCTGGCATGCGGTTCGCTGCTGGTGCTGGTGATGCTGTTCACCTGGATTCCTCTCAGCATGCCGATCAAACTCAGCCTTGCGTGGGTCAAAGGCACCGAGAGCATCGAAGTGAATAGCGTGGATAAGCTGAATGCGCTGCCGCTGCATATCGGCGACAGCCTGAAAGTGGCTGGCACCGGCATGTGTTCGGTACCGGGCAATTACCAAAGCAATCGCAGCTACGCTTACATGCCGTTCGACTGCTCAGCGATTTACTGGAATAACGCCGCGCCGCTGCCACAGCCGCAATCGGACATCATCGATAAAGCCTCGGCGCTGCTCGATACCACCACGCGTCAGCTGCATCCGGAAACCAACACCGATCCCAAACTCAACCCGCAGCTGGCCTCGGCGATTCAAAAATCCGGCATGATTCTGCTGGATGACTTCTCCGATTTGGTGCTGAAAACCCAGGATTTGTGCAGCCAGCAGCAGGATTGTGTACGCCTGAAAAATGCGCTGGTGAATCTCGGCAACGCCAAAGATTGGGATTCACTGATTCACCGCGCGGATTCCGGCAAGCTGAATGGCATGAACGTGCTGCTGCGTCCGGTGAGTGCCGAAGCGCTGGAAAATCTGGTGAACACCGCCACGTCCAGCTTCTTCGCGCGTGAAACGCGTCGCGCGGCGGAAAACCTTAACAGCCCGCCGCCGGGTGGCTTCCTGATTGTCAGTGATGAAGGTCGTCAGATGGTGACGCAGCCGCAACCGTCGGTCGCGCTGTTTGATCTTGATGCACCTTCACAATGGCGCGAACTGCAACGCATGTCCGGCATGCTGCTGCACACGCCGTTCGCCGCCAGCGGTATCATCACCAGCATTACTACCGATGCCAACGGCACACGCCATATCGCGCTGCATAACGAGCCGGATGCCATGGCGCAGTGGCGCTATTTGGGTACCGCGCTGTTGATGCTGGTGCTGATTGCCAGCGCGGTGATCAACGGCTTGCTGGCGCTGCGTCGTATTCATCGTAATCGCCTGCGCATGGCGGAAATTCAGCAGTATTACGACAAGTGCTTCAACCACAATATGAACACTATGCAGAGCGTGCGCTCGCTGTTCTGA
- the pilM gene encoding pilus assembly protein PilM, with product MAFQRWQIGLDIQNGQLCALGIERRRHGWQLRHWWQQTLPQDTLRNGVLQTTPALLDMLGRWQRHLPKRYSLRVGLPPQLVLQRTLPMPETSLREPALGRYVAASAQRLFPVEPASLSLDYRSLGKDASLCVTAARREVIAQWLTPLKQAGLRPDVFELSSLALTQIAMRLPLRHNQLLIHPLSDHWLWTLAGESTTSGAATEPLTLSQLRETFPQMESVFCTSNQVLPEEQVKRCKPFSLLHYLQPPLPTQEGIFAIALGLALRPEDV from the coding sequence ATGGCTTTTCAGCGCTGGCAAATTGGACTGGACATCCAAAACGGGCAACTGTGCGCCCTTGGCATCGAACGTCGACGTCATGGTTGGCAGTTGCGACACTGGTGGCAACAAACGCTGCCGCAAGATACGTTAAGAAACGGCGTGCTGCAAACCACGCCTGCGTTACTGGATATGTTAGGGCGCTGGCAGCGCCATCTGCCGAAACGCTATTCACTGCGCGTTGGCCTGCCGCCGCAGTTGGTATTGCAACGTACTTTGCCCATGCCGGAAACCTCGCTGCGTGAACCCGCGCTAGGGCGCTATGTAGCGGCTTCCGCACAGCGCCTGTTTCCCGTTGAGCCTGCTTCGCTGTCGCTGGATTATCGCTCGCTGGGCAAGGATGCTTCGCTGTGCGTCACCGCCGCGCGGCGCGAGGTGATTGCGCAATGGCTGACGCCGCTCAAGCAGGCCGGTCTGCGCCCGGACGTGTTCGAACTGAGCAGTCTGGCACTGACGCAGATCGCCATGCGCCTGCCGTTACGCCACAACCAGTTATTGATTCATCCGCTTAGCGATCACTGGCTGTGGACGCTGGCGGGCGAAAGCACCACTTCAGGCGCGGCCACCGAACCTCTCACCCTCTCGCAGCTGCGCGAAACCTTCCCGCAGATGGAAAGCGTATTCTGCACCTCAAACCAGGTGTTGCCCGAGGAGCAGGTTAAACGCTGTAAACCGTTTTCACTGCTGCATTATCTGCAACCGCCGCTGCCCACGCAGGAAGGTATTTTTGCCATCGCGCTTGGGCTGGCGCTGCGCCCGGAGGATGTCTGA
- the yrfG gene encoding GMP/IMP nucleotidase: protein MQVTLNWSEIDTVLLDMDGTLLDLAFDRHFWLEHVPETLSRERAITLGEAHQLIEQKYQAVVHTLNWYCLDYWSQELALDIRAMTWEKRHRAAMREDTLPLLQALRAAGKRTILLTNAHPYNLDVKLAQTGLAAHLDLLLSTHTFGYPKEDPRLWQAVQQHTAFDSARTLFIDDSEAILDAATSWGIRWCLGVSNPDSGRPDQSFQRHPAVRDYRQLCETLR, encoded by the coding sequence ATGCAGGTTACGCTTAACTGGTCAGAGATTGATACCGTGCTGCTGGATATGGACGGCACCTTGCTCGATCTCGCTTTCGACCGCCACTTCTGGCTGGAACACGTGCCGGAAACCCTGAGCCGCGAACGCGCCATCACGCTGGGCGAAGCGCATCAGCTGATTGAGCAGAAGTATCAGGCCGTGGTGCATACGCTAAACTGGTATTGTCTTGATTACTGGTCGCAGGAGCTGGCGCTGGATATTCGCGCCATGACGTGGGAAAAGCGCCACCGTGCGGCGATGCGTGAAGATACGCTGCCGCTGTTGCAGGCGCTGCGTGCCGCAGGTAAACGCACCATTCTGCTGACCAATGCGCATCCCTACAATCTGGATGTGAAACTGGCGCAGACCGGATTGGCTGCCCACCTTGATTTATTACTTTCCACCCATACCTTTGGATATCCGAAAGAGGATCCGCGTCTCTGGCAGGCCGTTCAGCAACATACTGCGTTTGACAGCGCGCGCACGCTATTCATTGATGACAGCGAAGCGATTCTGGATGCAGCGACAAGTTGGGGCATTCGCTGGTGCTTAGGCGTCAGCAATCCGGATTCCGGTCGGCCCGATCAATCTTTCCAGCGTCATCCGGCGGTACGCGATTATCGTCAATTGTGTGAGACGCTGCGTTAA
- a CDS encoding PilN domain-containing protein, producing the protein MLAVNLLPWRIQQSQRRRQQSISLLLLTLAVTLLILSLLWWRGVSARQQQTNALMEITYLLNALQQQLEQQQSLLQLRESLLKAQQEQLQRQEQHQRWQHFWQQLPQLMPDTLWLNRLERRQGQLVLEGQAQSMAAVSDFRRQLITQPLFSSVKQGGVKREAGGDYRFALHARVQEATDE; encoded by the coding sequence ATGCTGGCGGTTAACCTGCTTCCCTGGCGCATTCAGCAATCGCAGCGGCGGCGCCAGCAGAGCATCTCGCTGCTCTTACTTACGCTGGCGGTGACTTTGCTCATCCTCTCATTGCTGTGGTGGCGCGGTGTCAGTGCGCGGCAGCAACAGACGAACGCGCTGATGGAAATTACTTATCTGCTCAATGCGCTGCAGCAACAGCTGGAACAGCAGCAATCGCTGTTGCAGCTGCGTGAATCACTACTTAAGGCGCAGCAGGAACAGCTGCAGCGGCAAGAGCAGCATCAGCGCTGGCAGCATTTTTGGCAGCAACTGCCGCAGTTGATGCCTGACACCTTGTGGCTGAATCGCCTCGAGCGACGGCAAGGGCAACTGGTGCTGGAAGGGCAGGCGCAGAGCATGGCGGCAGTCAGTGATTTCCGTCGTCAGCTCATCACCCAGCCGCTGTTCAGCAGCGTAAAGCAGGGCGGCGTGAAGCGCGAGGCGGGCGGCGACTATCGCTTCGCTTTACATGCGCGTGTGCAGGAGGCGACAGATGAATGA
- the hofQ gene encoding DNA uptake porin HofQ, whose translation MKWMTLLMLLCLSMPLRANNDRLSLTFDDAPVERILQALADYQQTNLLIAPGVEGRLSLRLDNVGWDRALALVMKLAKLTVVQEEGVLLVYPESWQQLQVQQEKEEREEEKQQTPLEQQTVTLHYASASDIYRSLQAERSLMTPRGSVTVDSRTNSLLLRDTAEALRDTERWLKALDLPLEQVELTAHIVTINEEHLRELGVNWGTSPAEVVTQALRNPLLEIPLAVSNPAFRAGVTLGQVSGELLNLELSALEQENQIEIIASPRLFTSHQQTASIKQGTEIPYEVKSGNSGATAIEFKEAVLGMEVTPVVLGNGRIQLKLRLSQNLPGRSLNIGDNQVLSIDKQEIETQVTLRDGETLALGGIFQQQRSLSEKRVPGLGDLPLLGNLFRQQTDEQKKKELVIFITPRLVREAALTAG comes from the coding sequence ATGAAATGGATGACGTTACTGATGCTGCTGTGTCTGAGCATGCCGCTGCGCGCTAATAACGACCGCTTAAGCCTGACGTTTGATGATGCGCCGGTTGAACGTATTTTGCAGGCGCTGGCCGATTATCAACAGACCAACCTGCTGATTGCGCCAGGCGTTGAAGGTCGGTTATCGCTGCGCTTAGACAATGTTGGCTGGGATCGCGCGCTCGCGTTGGTAATGAAGTTAGCAAAACTCACCGTGGTGCAGGAAGAGGGCGTTTTGCTGGTCTACCCGGAAAGCTGGCAGCAGTTACAGGTGCAACAGGAAAAGGAGGAACGCGAGGAGGAAAAACAGCAAACGCCGCTGGAGCAACAAACTGTGACACTGCATTACGCCAGCGCCAGCGATATTTATCGCAGTCTGCAAGCCGAGCGTTCTTTGATGACGCCGCGCGGCAGCGTCACGGTCGATAGCCGCACCAACAGTTTGCTGCTGCGCGACACAGCTGAGGCGCTGCGTGACACCGAACGCTGGTTAAAAGCGCTGGATTTACCGCTCGAGCAGGTTGAGCTCACCGCGCACATCGTCACCATCAATGAAGAGCATCTGCGTGAGCTGGGCGTGAACTGGGGCACGTCACCGGCAGAAGTGGTGACGCAGGCGCTACGCAACCCGTTGCTTGAGATCCCACTAGCGGTGAGCAATCCGGCGTTTCGCGCTGGCGTGACGTTGGGCCAGGTCAGCGGCGAGTTGCTCAATCTCGAGCTGAGTGCGCTGGAGCAGGAGAATCAAATCGAAATCATCGCCAGTCCGCGCTTGTTTACCTCGCATCAGCAAACCGCCAGCATCAAGCAGGGCACGGAAATCCCTTATGAGGTCAAATCAGGCAACAGCGGCGCGACGGCCATTGAATTTAAGGAAGCGGTTTTGGGTATGGAAGTAACACCGGTGGTGCTGGGAAATGGCCGCATCCAGCTCAAATTACGGCTGAGTCAGAACTTGCCGGGACGCAGTCTAAACATTGGCGACAATCAGGTGCTGAGTATTGATAAGCAGGAGATCGAGACTCAGGTGACGCTGCGCGATGGGGAAACCTTAGCGCTAGGCGGCATTTTCCAGCAGCAGCGTTCGCTGAGCGAAAAACGTGTGCCTGGGCTTGGCGATCTGCCGTTACTGGGCAATTTGTTCCGTCAGCAAACCGATGAGCAGAAGAAAAAGGAGCTGGTGATCTTTATTACTCCCCGACTGGTCAGGGAAGCAGCGCTTACTGCCGGATAA
- the mrcA gene encoding peptidoglycan glycosyltransferase/peptidoglycan DD-transpeptidase MrcA — protein sequence MKFVKYLLILAVCCILLGAGTVYGLYKYIEPQLPDVNTLKDVRLQTPMQVYSADGDLIAQYGEKRRVPLTLKQMPPELIKAFIATEDSRFYEHHGVDPVGIFRAASIALMSGHASQGASTITQQLARNFFLSPERTLMRKIKEAFLAIRIEQLLSKDEILELYLNKIYLGYRAYGVGAAAQVYFGKPIDQLSLSEMAMIAGLPKAPSTFNPLYSHTRALARRNVVLARMLDQNYITQQQYDDARNTPLAASYHGPEIAFSAPYLSEMVRQEMVKRYGDRAYEDGYKVYTTVTRHLQEAAQQAVRNNVMAYDMRHGYRGPTNVLWKVGEASWDQTRIQNALKNLPTYGPLNAAVITSASADQATAMLKDGSSVTLNMAGVRWARAYKSDTLQGPTPRSVTQVLQAGQQIWVRKVNDDWWLGQVPAVNSALVSLNPEDGAVRALVGGFDFNQSMFNRATQALRQVGSNIKPFLYTAAMDRGLTLASILNDVPISRWDAGAGADWRPKNSPPTYAGPIRLRQGLGESKNVVMVRAMRAMGVDYAAEYLQRFGFPAQNIVHTESLALGAASFTPMQVVRGYAVMANGGFLVDPYFITKIENEQGGVIFEEKPKIACPQCNLPVIYGDTKKSVALNEESVENVATSDQSQNQTVPQPELEQVPAQPQPGGEQQYAPHVINTPLSFLIKSALNTNIFGEPGWMGTGWRAGRDLKRNDIGGKTGTTNSSKDAWFSGYGPGVVTSVWIGFDDSRALGRSTMSGAIPDQISGYEGGAKSAQPAWDDYMKSALEGVPVQPLTPPDGVVTVNIDRGTGKLANGGNSRQEYFINGTQPTEYSVHDVGTTIMDNGQSHELF from the coding sequence GTGAAGTTCGTAAAGTATTTATTGATCCTTGCAGTGTGTTGCATTTTGCTGGGAGCCGGCACGGTTTATGGTTTGTACAAATACATAGAGCCGCAGCTGCCTGATGTGAACACATTGAAAGATGTGCGCCTGCAAACTCCTATGCAGGTTTACAGCGCGGATGGCGATCTGATCGCCCAATACGGTGAGAAGCGCCGTGTCCCGCTGACTCTGAAACAGATGCCGCCTGAGTTAATCAAAGCGTTTATTGCCACCGAAGATAGCCGTTTCTACGAGCATCACGGTGTCGACCCAGTGGGGATTTTCCGTGCAGCCAGCATTGCGCTGATGTCCGGTCACGCCTCGCAGGGCGCCAGTACCATTACTCAGCAGTTGGCGCGTAACTTCTTCCTCAGCCCGGAACGCACCTTGATGCGTAAGATTAAGGAAGCGTTCCTCGCGATCCGTATCGAACAGCTGCTGAGCAAAGATGAAATTCTTGAGCTCTATCTCAACAAGATTTATCTCGGCTATCGCGCGTACGGCGTGGGCGCGGCGGCGCAGGTCTATTTTGGTAAACCTATTGATCAACTGTCGCTGAGTGAAATGGCGATGATTGCAGGATTGCCGAAAGCCCCTTCGACCTTCAACCCGCTCTATTCTCATACGCGTGCGCTGGCGCGTCGCAATGTGGTGCTGGCCCGTATGCTGGATCAAAACTACATCACGCAGCAGCAATATGACGACGCGCGCAACACGCCGCTGGCGGCCAGCTATCACGGTCCGGAGATCGCCTTCTCTGCACCTTACTTAAGTGAAATGGTGCGTCAGGAGATGGTGAAGCGTTACGGCGACCGCGCTTATGAAGATGGCTACAAGGTTTACACCACCGTCACTCGTCATCTGCAGGAAGCGGCACAGCAGGCGGTGCGAAACAATGTGATGGCGTACGACATGCGCCACGGCTATCGCGGCCCGACCAATGTGCTGTGGAAAGTGGGCGAAGCGAGCTGGGATCAAACCCGCATCCAGAACGCGCTAAAAAATCTGCCGACTTACGGACCGCTGAATGCTGCGGTGATCACCAGCGCCAGCGCCGATCAAGCCACAGCAATGCTGAAAGATGGCAGCAGCGTCACGCTGAATATGGCGGGCGTACGCTGGGCGCGTGCTTACAAATCTGACACGCTGCAAGGCCCAACGCCGCGCAGCGTGACGCAGGTGTTGCAAGCCGGTCAGCAGATTTGGGTGCGCAAAGTGAATGACGACTGGTGGCTCGGCCAGGTTCCGGCGGTGAACTCCGCGCTGGTGTCACTCAACCCAGAAGATGGTGCGGTGCGCGCACTGGTCGGCGGTTTCGACTTTAACCAAAGCATGTTTAACCGCGCGACCCAGGCATTGCGCCAGGTGGGCTCCAACATCAAGCCATTCCTGTATACCGCAGCAATGGATCGCGGTTTAACGCTGGCATCGATTCTCAACGACGTACCGATTTCGCGCTGGGATGCCGGTGCAGGTGCCGACTGGCGTCCGAAGAACTCACCGCCTACTTATGCGGGCCCAATCCGTTTGCGTCAGGGCTTAGGCGAGTCGAAAAACGTGGTGATGGTGCGTGCGATGCGTGCGATGGGTGTGGATTATGCGGCGGAATATCTGCAGCGTTTCGGCTTCCCGGCGCAGAACATCGTGCATACCGAATCGTTAGCCTTAGGCGCGGCGTCCTTTACCCCAATGCAGGTGGTTCGCGGCTACGCGGTGATGGCGAACGGCGGCTTCCTGGTTGATCCGTACTTCATCACTAAGATTGAGAACGAACAAGGCGGCGTGATCTTTGAAGAGAAACCGAAAATTGCCTGTCCGCAGTGCAACTTGCCGGTAATCTATGGCGATACCAAAAAGTCGGTCGCGCTGAACGAAGAGAGCGTCGAGAATGTCGCGACTTCCGATCAATCGCAGAACCAAACCGTGCCGCAGCCGGAGCTGGAGCAAGTTCCAGCCCAGCCGCAGCCGGGTGGCGAGCAGCAGTATGCCCCGCACGTGATCAACACGCCGCTGTCATTTCTGATCAAGAGCGCGCTGAACACTAACATCTTCGGCGAGCCGGGCTGGATGGGGACGGGCTGGCGTGCCGGTCGTGACCTGAAGCGTAATGATATCGGCGGCAAAACCGGTACCACCAACAGCTCGAAAGATGCGTGGTTCTCCGGTTACGGTCCGGGCGTGGTGACGTCAGTGTGGATTGGTTTCGATGATTCACGCGCGCTGGGTCGCTCAACCATGTCAGGCGCGATTCCGGATCAGATCTCCGGTTACGAGGGCGGCGCGAAGAGTGCGCAGCCAGCATGGGATGACTATATGAAATCCGCGCTGGAAGGCGTGCCGGTGCAGCCGCTGACACCGCCAGATGGCGTGGTCACCGTTAACATCGATCGCGGCACCGGCAAGTTGGCCAATGGCGGCAACTCACGTCAGGAGTACTTCATCAACGGCACGCAGCCGACGGAGTATTCGGTGCATGATGTGGGCACCACCATCATGGACAACGGCCAAAGCCACGAACTGTTCTGA
- the nudE gene encoding ADP compounds hydrolase NudE, with product MKTPMKKPDILNVAAVARSRLFTIEAVDLAFSNGARRVYERMKPSDREAVMIVPIIGDDVILIQEYAVGLESYELGFPKGLIDPGESAFEAADRELKEEAGFGATKLEALGKLTMAPSYFSSKMNIVVAEGLYEDKLEGDEPEPLIVHRWPLNNLLALLDEPDFREARNVSALFMVREWLVKQGRLSY from the coding sequence ATGAAAACCCCAATGAAAAAACCTGACATCCTCAATGTGGCAGCGGTGGCCCGCTCCCGCCTGTTCACTATCGAAGCGGTCGATCTCGCTTTCAGCAACGGCGCGCGCCGCGTCTATGAACGCATGAAACCTTCCGATCGTGAAGCGGTGATGATTGTGCCGATTATTGGCGATGACGTGATCCTGATTCAGGAGTACGCCGTCGGTCTGGAAAGTTACGAACTGGGCTTTCCAAAAGGGCTGATCGATCCTGGCGAAAGCGCCTTTGAAGCGGCCGATCGCGAACTGAAAGAAGAAGCGGGATTTGGTGCCACCAAACTGGAAGCGCTGGGCAAGCTGACCATGGCGCCCTCATATTTCTCCAGCAAGATGAACATTGTGGTGGCGGAAGGGTTGTACGAAGATAAGCTGGAAGGTGATGAGCCGGAGCCGCTGATCGTCCATCGTTGGCCGCTGAATAATCTGCTGGCGCTGCTGGATGAACCGGACTTCCGCGAAGCGCGTAACGTCAGTGCGCTGTTTATGGTGCGCGAGTGGCTGGTGAAGCAGGGCCGTTTAAGCTACTAA
- a CDS encoding HofP DNA utilization family protein: protein MRSSALLLLLCSSLALARDPFQPLAETLCQAQVAAPEGWRLQGIIGTAPHYVAWLVSPQGKSHRLKDQAPFPQPPWQVVQLTSRTLVLSAAQSCTPQQITWVIKGGFYEMDDVTDAAVSEHAAAR from the coding sequence ATGCGGAGTAGCGCATTACTGTTATTGCTCTGTAGCTCGCTGGCGTTGGCGCGCGACCCTTTTCAGCCGCTGGCAGAAACGCTGTGTCAGGCGCAGGTTGCTGCTCCAGAAGGCTGGCGTTTGCAGGGCATTATTGGCACGGCGCCGCACTACGTGGCGTGGCTGGTGTCGCCACAAGGCAAAAGCCATCGGCTGAAAGATCAAGCGCCTTTCCCCCAGCCGCCCTGGCAGGTCGTGCAGCTTACGTCGCGCACGCTGGTGCTGAGTGCGGCACAAAGCTGCACACCACAGCAAATCACATGGGTAATAAAAGGAGGTTTTTATGAAATGGATGACGTTACTGATGCTGCTGTGTCTGAGCATGCCGCTGCGCGCTAA
- the hslR gene encoding ribosome-associated heat shock protein Hsp15, which translates to MKEKVSEGVRLDKWLWAARFYKTRAIAREMIEGGKVHYNGQRSKPSKLVELNAELTLRQGNDERTVVITAVTDQRRPASEAQALYAETAASIDKREKTALARKMNSLTMPHPDRRPDKKERRDLMKFKLSGDK; encoded by the coding sequence ATGAAAGAGAAAGTGAGCGAAGGCGTGCGCCTCGATAAATGGCTGTGGGCCGCTCGGTTCTATAAAACGCGTGCCATCGCCCGAGAAATGATTGAAGGCGGCAAAGTGCACTACAACGGCCAGCGCAGCAAGCCAAGCAAACTGGTGGAGCTGAATGCCGAATTAACGCTGCGTCAGGGCAACGATGAGCGCACGGTGGTGATCACCGCAGTGACCGATCAGCGCCGCCCGGCCAGCGAAGCCCAGGCGCTGTATGCCGAAACCGCCGCCAGCATCGACAAGCGTGAGAAAACCGCACTGGCGCGCAAGATGAATTCCTTAACTATGCCGCACCCCGATCGCCGCCCGGATAAAAAAGAGCGCCGCGATCTGATGAAATTTAAATTGTCGGGCGATAAATAA
- a CDS encoding HofO family protein: protein MNEFLQRWLMLTLPLRMVWLLMLSLLLFALTWIVLLRPQQQMHEAQVRQLEQMLQQQQQRLKQLASLPAIDALQIEISQLQQPTKDAGNQQTLERIVAARGSQLEAWHPDSQPQQLQLRLIWPQFLPLFSELANTRLPVPQRFQLHAEQGVLNTQLWLESDDAE from the coding sequence ATGAATGAATTCCTGCAGCGCTGGCTGATGCTAACGCTACCGCTGCGTATGGTGTGGCTGCTGATGTTATCGCTGCTGCTGTTTGCGCTGACGTGGATTGTGCTGCTTCGGCCGCAGCAGCAGATGCATGAAGCGCAAGTGCGGCAGCTGGAACAGATGCTGCAACAGCAGCAACAGCGGCTAAAGCAACTGGCTTCACTTCCGGCGATTGATGCCTTGCAGATCGAGATTAGCCAGCTTCAGCAACCCACGAAAGATGCGGGTAATCAGCAAACGCTGGAGCGAATCGTGGCGGCGCGCGGCAGCCAGCTGGAAGCCTGGCATCCGGATAGTCAGCCGCAACAGCTGCAGTTAAGGCTGATCTGGCCGCAATTTCTGCCGCTGTTTAGCGAATTAGCCAACACCCGATTACCGGTGCCACAACGCTTTCAGCTGCACGCCGAGCAGGGCGTATTGAATACGCAACTTTGGCTGGAGAGTGACGATGCGGAGTAG